Part of the Sulfobacillus acidophilus DSM 10332 genome, AGCGGATTCCCAAAGCGCGGCTGGTTTTGGTCACCACACCCCAACAAGTGGCCACCGAAGTCGCCTACCGGGCCGCCGACGTAGCCCAGCGCGCTCATCAACGCATTATCGGCGTCATCGAAAATATGTCTTTCGTCCCGTTGGCCCACGGAGAACGGTTGGAAGTGTTCGGACATGGCGGCGGCCAAGAGCTGGCCCAAACGCTCGACGTACCGCTATTGGGACAAATTCCCTTGGAGCCGGTCGTGCGGGAAGGCAGCGATCAAGGGACCCCGGTCGTGCTCAGTGCGCCGGAATCCTTGGCGGCCGAAACCTTCCTCCAAATCGCCCAAAAAATGCAAGCGGCGGCCTCGCTTTAGGCCGCCGAGGCGGTTGGCTTTATGGGGTGGACGTCCCCTCCCGGCCATAGCGATCTTCGAGCCGCACCACATCATCCAACTCGGGAGTCGACACTTCAATCACGTCCACGTCCGTAATCGCCGTGAGTCGGTGCCGAGTCGGGGGAGCAATCATGACGGCATCCCCCGGCTTGAGCCGCCGGGTTTCTTCCCCTAACAACAGTTCGGCTTCTCCTTGGATGACATACATACTTTCGTGCTTTTGCACATGATATTGTAGGCTTAACGAATGGCCCTGATTGACATGAATGAGCTTTCCGACGTACCGTTCGGTAACCGCCCACCA contains:
- a CDS encoding Cupin 2 conserved barrel domain protein (PFAM: Mannose-6-phosphate isomerase~InterPro IPR013096~KEGG: mxa:MXAN_3503 cupin domain-containing protein~PFAM: Cupin 2, conserved barrel~SPTR: Cupin domain protein) — translated: MQTVEKPWGYEVWWAVTERYVGKLIHVNQGHSLSLQYHVQKHESMYVIQGEAELLLGEETRRLKPGDAVMIAPPTRHRLTAITDVDVIEVSTPELDDVVRLEDRYGREGTSTP